The DNA region GCGACCAGCGGAACCGGGTCGCCGACGCGTTCGACGAAACCGCTCAGGACCAGGCCCGGCTCGGTGAGATTCGGGTTCTCCCCAGGTGCTCCGACCTCGGGGGCGCGGTTGTTGAAGACGGTGAGGATCGATCGCCGCATCACCGGTGGGCGACCGACGCGGGCCGCGACCAGATGGGTCATCCCGATCGACAACCCGAGTGGTTCAGTCATGATGGCGTGTCTCCTGTCCTGGCCGGTCCCCACCTTAGCGGCTGGTCCTGCCAGGTCCGCGGATTTCCCCTAGTGGCGTCGATCCCCTAACGGCCGGTCCCCTAATGGTCTCTGTCCGGCGCTGGGCTTCGCACCGATCCGGTGCGCGCTCGGGGTGGATAGCATCGTGACAAGCCCGACGACGGCGGTATGACATGGAGAACAACCGAGAAAGGTGGGGGGATGGCCAACTCGCTTCTCGACTTCGTCATGGCGCTGGTGCGGGATCCCGATGCCGCCGCACGGTACGCCGCGGACCCTGCGCAGGCTCTGGCGGAGGCCGACTTGACGGACGTGACCAGCGCTGACGTCCAGAACCTGATCCCTGTGGTGGCGGAATCGCTGTCCATAGCCGCTCCGTCGCCGGGCCTGGATGCCTTCGAGGACTTCGGCGCCGATGGGGCAGGCAACGTCTGGACCAGTGGCGCGGCCACGGCGGCTTTCGACGCGTTCGACCACGTGCCCGAGGTCGTGGGCGTCGACGTCATCGACGCACCCGTCGTGGTGACCGACATCCTCGACCAGACGGATCTGGGTGTGGGTGCGCCGACGGGCACCGATCTGATCGACCCGGACGAATCGCTGCAGCTCGACGTGCCGGTGCTCGAAGAAACCGTGACCGAACCCGGTTTCGCCGAGGACTGGGCGCAGCCGGTCGCCGACCCCCATGCCGGTGATCCCACCCCCGGGTTCGACATCTTCGACTGACCGGCAAGCCGGCCCTACCCGCGCGGATCTGACGATCCGCGCGGGTTTTGTCGTTTGAGCTGCAAAAACGCCCACTTCCCCCAGCTCCCCGGACAATCCCCTAATCCCCTAATGGGGACGCGTGGACATCCCTAGTCGGGGTTGCTCGGGGATGGGACTGGACCCCGTTTGCGGGAGGTCCCCAACTCCATAACGTGGTCTACAGATCGCCGGGGTGCCCGGCGAGAGACCTCTCCCCGACACCCGGGAAGACCACGAAAGGAAGTTCCATGACAACCCTCATCGACTTCATCCTCGACCTGTTCCGCAGCCCCGCCGCGGCGACCTCCTTCGTCCTCGACCCCGATGGCGCGCTGCGTGACGCGGGTCTGCCGAACGTGACCGCCGCGCAGCTGGCATCGGTGGCCGCCACGGCCGCGCCTGCCGGCTATGCGCTCGGTGGCGGCGACCCGGTCCTCGGCCTGCAGCGTGCGGTGGCCGACCACCACCAGCTGGCCGCCAACATCGCGTCGCCCTTCTCACCGCAGACGTCGTTCGCTCCGTCGACGGAGTTCGCCAGCCGGAACGACACCGACCTGCTGAGCGGCAACAACGTCCCGGTCGCCAGCCCCGATCAGGCGGCCGGCGCCAACGCCCAGAATGGCGCATTCAACCTGGGCTTCGGCGACATCACCCTCGGCGACAAGACCAGCAACACCGCCACCGACGGTGGTGTGGTGGTGGGCGGTGACAACGACGGCGACATCGTCAGCGGTGACGGCGCCGCCCTCGGCGACGGCAACACCATGAACAACGGTGACATCCTGGCCGGCTCCGGCTCCAATGTTGTTGTCGGCAAGGACAACGAGGTCGAGGACAACTCGCAGACCGCGGGTGACGACCTCATCACCGACAACGACGCGCCGGTGCTCAACGATGTCGACACCAGCGGCGGCAGCGGCGGCGGTGCGGCCGGCGGCGACAGCCTGATCGGCATCGGCAGCGGCAACGCGTCCGGTGGTGACGGCGGCAGCGGCGGCGGGATCATCATCACCGACACCGATGTGAACTCCGGAACCCAGATCGACGGCAACGTCGGCAGCGACAACGTCGAGGACAATTCCGTCAACACCTCGGTGCAGACGGAGACCTCGACTTCGACCGAGAGCTCGATCGAGGACAACTCGTCGAACTTCGAGTCCAACGTCGGGTCGGGCAACGAGACCGCGATCGGGTCCGGCAACGAGACCAACACGGATCTGTTCTCCGGCAACGAGACCTCCACGGACCTGTTCTCGGACAACGTGACCGGAATCGACACCGACCTCGCTTCCAACAACACCACCGACACCGATCTGGACGCCTTCTGAGTGACCGCGACCAGATGACGACACTGGCGGGGACCGTGATGGTCCCCGCCAGTGGCGCGCGCATACCGTTGAACCACTGAACAGCAGCCGCCGGACAAGAGGGGCACGATGACGCAGCCGAACGACCCCCGCAAGGTGAAAGTGGTCGTCGAGCTCATCGACCACACCAGCAAGATCGCCGAGACCAACGATCGTGGCGATCTGGTCGAACGGCTTGCCCGTGCCAAACGGCGGATCAGCGATCCGCAGATCCGGGTGGTGATCGCCGGTCAGCTCAAACAGGGCAAGAGCCTGCTGCTGAACTCACTGCTGAACATGCCGGTGGCCCGCGTCGGTGACGACGAGTCGACGGTGCTCGCGACGGTGGTGTCCTACGGCGAGCAGGCGTCGGCGCGGCTGGTGGTCGCCAGGCCCGACGGCGAGGAACCGGAGCTGATCGACATCCCCACCGCCGATCTACGCAACGACCTCCGGCGTGCCCCGCAGGCCGGCGGCCGCGAAGTGCTCCGCGTCGAGGTCACCGCCCCCAGCCCGCTGCTGAAAGGCGGTCTGGCGTTCATCGACACCCCGGGCGTCGGCGGCCACGGCCAGCCGCATCTGTCGGCGACGCTGGGTCTGCTGCCCGACGCGGAGGCCATGCTGATGGTCAGCGACACCAGCCAGGAGTTCACCGAACCCGAGATGACGTTCATGCGGCAGGCTCTGGAGGTCTGCCCGGTCGCTGTGATCGTCGCGACCAAGACCGATCTGTACCCGCACTGGCGCCGGGTGGCCGATGCCAACGCCGCCCATCTGCGCCGCGCCGGGCTCACCACGCCGATGATCCCGGCGTCGTCGACACTGCGCAGCCACGCGGTGCAGCTCAACGACAAGGAACTCAACGAAGAGTCGAACTTCCCCGCCATCGTGAAGTTCCTGTCCGAGAATGTGCTCTCGCGCCAGAACGACCGGGTGCGCGACCAGGTGGTCGGAGAGGTGCGTGCCGCCGCGGAGCATCTGAAAATGGCTGTGGAGTCGGAGCTTTCGTCGTTCACCGATCCGCAGGCCAGGGAGAACCTGACCGCAGACCTCGAACGGCGCAAACAGGAGGCGCAGGAAGCCCTCCAGCACACCGCGCTGTGGCAGCAGGTGCTGAGCGACGGCATCGCCGACCTGACCGCCGACGTGGATCATGATCTGCGGAACCGCTTCCGCAACATCACCTTTCACACCGAGCGGGTCATCGACGCCGGCGATCCGACGCTGCACTGGGCCGAGATCGGCGCCGAGTTGGAGGATTCGGTCGCCACCGCTGTCGGTGACAACTTCGTGTGGGCGTACCAGCGTGCCGAGGCACTGGCAGCCGAAGTGGCGCGCACCTTCATGGAGGCCGGGCTCGACGCGGTGCGGATGCCGGCGATCGACGCGCGGGACATGGGTGCCGAATTCGGCGAGTTCAACTCGCTGGCCCAGTTGGAGGCCAAGCCCCTCAAGGTCGGCCACAAGATCGTCACCGGGATGCGCGGCTCCTACGGCGGGGTGCTGATGTTCGGCATGCTGACCTCCTTCGCCGGGCTGGGAATGTTCAACCCACTGTCGCTGGGCGCCGGCTTCATCCTCGGTCGCAAGGCCTACAAGGAGGACATGGAGAACCGGATGCTGCGGATCCGCAACGACGCCAAGACCGCGGTGCGCCGGTTCGTCGACGACGTCGCGTTTGTGGTCGGCAAGGAGTCCCGCGACCGGCTCAAGGGCATCCAGCGTCAGCTGCGTGATCACTACCGCGAGATCGCCAACCAGACCACCCGTTCGCTGAACGAGTCGCTGCAGGCCACCCTCGCCGCGGCAAAGATGCAGGAGGACGAGCGAAACACCCGGGTCAAGGAACTCGAGCGGCAGCTCAACATCCTGCGGCAGGTCATCGACCACGCCGACAAGCTGGTTTCGCCCGCGGGGTCACTAAGCTCGGGGGGTTAGTTGTCGGGCAACTCGAAACGGGCGAACCCTGAGCACAAGCGATCACGTGCGGGCGATCCTGGGTGGCACCACCGCGGCCTACCGGGCCGACCCCGCATACCGTCAGCGTCCCGATGTGCACAACGGGCTCGAACTCATCGGCCGCCGGCTCAACCAGCCGATGCGCATCGCGCTCGCCGGCACGCTCAAGGCGGGTAAGTCCACGCTGGTCAACGCCCTCGTCGGGGAGGGCATCGCGCCCACCGACGCGACCGAGGCCACCCGGATCGTCACGTGGTTCCGGCACGGACCGACGCCGAAGGTGACGGCCAATCACCGCGGGGGCCGACGGTCCAACGTGCCGATCGCCCGGGACCCGCACGATCGGGGCCTGACGTTCGACTTCGCCATGCTCGATCCCGACGACGTCGTCGACCTCGATGTCGAATGGCCCGCGGCCGAACTCACCGACGCCACGATCATCGACACGCCGGGGACCTCGTCGCTGTCCCGTGACGTGTCGGCGCGCACGCTGCGCCTGCTGGTGCCCGACGACGGCGTGCCGCGGGTGGACGCCGTCGTCTTCCTGCTGCGCACCCTCAACGCCGCCGACATCGCGCTGCTCAAGCAGATCGGCCAACTCGTCGGGGGCTCGTCCGGTGCGCTGGGGGTGATCGGGGTGGCATCGCGGGCCGATGAAATCGGCGCGGGACGCATCGACGCGATGATGTCGGCGAAGGACGTGGCCCAACGGTTCACCACCGAGATGGACCGCACCGGCATCTGCCAGGCCGTGGTGCCGGTGTCGGGACTGTTGGCGCTGACCGCCCGCACGTTGCGACAGAGCGAGTTCGTGGCGCTGCAGAAGCTCGCCGGGGTGGAGGGCACCGACCTGACGAAGGCGATGCTGTCGGTCGACCGGTTCGTCCGCGAGGACGACTCGCTGCCTGTCGACGCGGCTACCCGGGCCGCGCTGCTGGACCGCTTCGGCATGTTCGGGATCCGGATCTCCATCGCCGTGCTGCGCGCCGGCGTGAGCGACTCGGTGGCGCTGGCCGACGAACTGCTCGAGCGCAGCGGCCTCGTCGAACTGCGCGACGTCATCGATCAGCAGTTCGCCCAACGCTCGGACCTGCTCAAGGCGCACACCGCGTTGTTGTCGCTGCGACAGTTCGTGCAACTGCACCCGGTGTACGCGACGCCTCAGATACTCGCCGACATCGACCCGTTGCTGGCCGACACCCACGCGTTCGAGGAGCTCCGACTGCTCAGCCAGTTGCGGTCCCGGCCGGCCACCCTGAACCCCGACGAGATGGCCTCGCTGCGCCGCCTGATCGGCGGCTCCGGTACCGATGCGGCCAGCCGGCTGGGACTGCAGCCGGACGCCCCCGACGACGGACCGCGCGCCGCCTTCGCCGCAGCTCAGCGCTGGCGTCGGCGCGCGGAGCATCCGCTCAACGACCCGTTCACCGCGAGGGCCTGCCGGGCGGCGGTTCGCAGCGCGGAGGCTTTGGTCGCCGAGTACGCCAGCGGCCGCTAGCGCGGTCGAACTGGAGTGCCGTCGGCGACTAACGTTTCGGTCCCCGCAAGCGACAAACACGTATGCGCAGTTCTCTGGGCGTCTCGCTGGGCGCAGCTAACCTCATCGCAGTCGCCGACGGGCGAGCGACCGTCCGCCCGTCGGCCCTCACTCTCTCGCCGCATCACCCGGCCCAGGTCGGGGCAGCGGCGGGCCCCGGGGTGCCGGTCACCGGGTTCGTCGACCGGGTCGGCGACCCGGTGCCGCTGGTTCTGGCCGACGGTTCGCGCCACCACGCCGAGGCCCTGGCCGCGACCGCGATCGAAGCGTTGACGCGGCTCGCCCGACCGCAGCGGCGGCCCGACCTGGCGGCGGTCGCGGTGCCCGCATACTGGTCGGAGTCGACGGTCGCGGCGCTACGCGCCCGGCTTCCGCATCTGCGGGTGGTGTCCGACGCCGTCGCCGCGCTCACTGCACTGCAGGCCGACCCCGGACTGCCGACGCACGGTGTGGTGGCGCTGTGTGATTTCGGTGCGACGGGTAGCAGCATCACGCTGGCCGACGCCGGCAGCGGGTTCGCCGCGATAGGGGAGACGGTCCGCTTCGACGACTTCTCCGGCGACCTCATCGACCAGGCGCTGCTACGCCATGTGATGACCGACCTCGAGGTCGATCCGACCGGCACGTCGGCCGTGGCTTCACTGACCGAGCTGCGCGAGCAGTGCCGCGCGGCCAAGGAGCGGTTGACCGTCGAGACGGCCACCGGACTCGTGAGCGGTCACTCGACGCTGCGACTGACCCGCGCGGAACTGGAGAACGAGGTGCGGGGGCCACTCGACGCGTTCATGGACGTGCTCGTCGACACGCTGCACCGCAACCGCATCGCTCCTGCGCAACTCGCAGCGATCGCCACTGTCGGCGGCGGTGCACGTATACCTGCTGTCACACAACGGCTTTCAGAGGTTCTCCGGATGCCGGTGACCACCACCGCGCATGCGCAGGTCGCCGCCGCAGCCGGTGCCGAACTGCTCGCACGGCGCAGCGTCGAGCACGAGGCGCGCACTGCGCTGGTCGCGGCCCCTGAACTGGACGCGACGGTGGCGGCTGCCGTCGTCCCGCTGGCCTGGTCGGCCGAGACCGTGGAGATCGGCGACGCCGCGATTGTGCAGCCTGGGTACGACCCTGCCCTGGCGCGGCCCGAGATCCACTTCGACCAGTACGGTGATGCGGCTTCCGACCCGGAACCGCTGCCCTGGTACCGACGACCGGGTGTGTTGTTCGCGGGCGCAGCCTGTTTCGCCGCGGTGGCAGTGGCGGGTCTGGTGTTCACGGCACAAGCCGGGGAGGCCGGAACCGCCCCGACGGGCGCGTCGGAATTCGCCACACCGGTTGCGACACAACCGGTCGAGGCGCCACTGTCCGTCGGTGCGCCTCCCGCACCGCCGCCCGTCACCGAGACGGTGGTCGCTGTGGGTCCTGCTCCACAGGCGCCCCAGCCCGCGCCGCCGCCACCGCGAGTGGTGTCGAAACAGGCTGCGCCGCAGCAGGTTCCGGCTGCGCCGCAGCCGGTTCCCGCCGCTCCCTCGCCGGCGGCGACCCCCTCGCCCTCGGCGGAGCCGACGCCGTCTGCGGAGCCGTCGCCCACGCCGACCCGGGAACCGTCGCCCTCGCAGACGCCCGAACCTCAGCCCTCGCCGTCGCCCGCACCAGCGCCGGAACCTGCGCCGTCGCCCGCACCAGAGCCTCAGCCTGAGCCGGAACCTGCGCCGTCGCCCGCACCAGAGCCTGAGCCAGAAGCTGCACCAGAACCCACGCCTACGCCTTCGGCTGCGCCTGAACCGTCGACTGCGCCGGAATCCGC from Mycobacterium sp. DL includes:
- a CDS encoding dynamin-like GTPase family protein, yielding MSTSDHVRAILGGTTAAYRADPAYRQRPDVHNGLELIGRRLNQPMRIALAGTLKAGKSTLVNALVGEGIAPTDATEATRIVTWFRHGPTPKVTANHRGGRRSNVPIARDPHDRGLTFDFAMLDPDDVVDLDVEWPAAELTDATIIDTPGTSSLSRDVSARTLRLLVPDDGVPRVDAVVFLLRTLNAADIALLKQIGQLVGGSSGALGVIGVASRADEIGAGRIDAMMSAKDVAQRFTTEMDRTGICQAVVPVSGLLALTARTLRQSEFVALQKLAGVEGTDLTKAMLSVDRFVREDDSLPVDAATRAALLDRFGMFGIRISIAVLRAGVSDSVALADELLERSGLVELRDVIDQQFAQRSDLLKAHTALLSLRQFVQLHPVYATPQILADIDPLLADTHAFEELRLLSQLRSRPATLNPDEMASLRRLIGGSGTDAASRLGLQPDAPDDGPRAAFAAAQRWRRRAEHPLNDPFTARACRAAVRSAEALVAEYASGR
- a CDS encoding IniB N-terminal domain-containing protein, yielding MANSLLDFVMALVRDPDAAARYAADPAQALAEADLTDVTSADVQNLIPVVAESLSIAAPSPGLDAFEDFGADGAGNVWTSGAATAAFDAFDHVPEVVGVDVIDAPVVVTDILDQTDLGVGAPTGTDLIDPDESLQLDVPVLEETVTEPGFAEDWAQPVADPHAGDPTPGFDIFD
- a CDS encoding Hsp70 family protein is translated as MRSSLGVSLGAANLIAVADGRATVRPSALTLSPHHPAQVGAAAGPGVPVTGFVDRVGDPVPLVLADGSRHHAEALAATAIEALTRLARPQRRPDLAAVAVPAYWSESTVAALRARLPHLRVVSDAVAALTALQADPGLPTHGVVALCDFGATGSSITLADAGSGFAAIGETVRFDDFSGDLIDQALLRHVMTDLEVDPTGTSAVASLTELREQCRAAKERLTVETATGLVSGHSTLRLTRAELENEVRGPLDAFMDVLVDTLHRNRIAPAQLAAIATVGGGARIPAVTQRLSEVLRMPVTTTAHAQVAAAAGAELLARRSVEHEARTALVAAPELDATVAAAVVPLAWSAETVEIGDAAIVQPGYDPALARPEIHFDQYGDAASDPEPLPWYRRPGVLFAGAACFAAVAVAGLVFTAQAGEAGTAPTGASEFATPVATQPVEAPLSVGAPPAPPPVTETVVAVGPAPQAPQPAPPPPRVVSKQAAPQQVPAAPQPVPAAPSPAATPSPSAEPTPSAEPSPTPTREPSPSQTPEPQPSPSPAPAPEPAPSPAPEPQPEPEPAPSPAPEPEPEAAPEPTPTPSAAPEPSTAPESAPVTECVPGPETAC
- a CDS encoding IniB N-terminal domain-containing protein, translating into MTTLIDFILDLFRSPAAATSFVLDPDGALRDAGLPNVTAAQLASVAATAAPAGYALGGGDPVLGLQRAVADHHQLAANIASPFSPQTSFAPSTEFASRNDTDLLSGNNVPVASPDQAAGANAQNGAFNLGFGDITLGDKTSNTATDGGVVVGGDNDGDIVSGDGAALGDGNTMNNGDILAGSGSNVVVGKDNEVEDNSQTAGDDLITDNDAPVLNDVDTSGGSGGGAAGGDSLIGIGSGNASGGDGGSGGGIIITDTDVNSGTQIDGNVGSDNVEDNSVNTSVQTETSTSTESSIEDNSSNFESNVGSGNETAIGSGNETNTDLFSGNETSTDLFSDNVTGIDTDLASNNTTDTDLDAF
- the iniA gene encoding isoniazid-induced dynamin-like GTPase IniA, with amino-acid sequence MTQPNDPRKVKVVVELIDHTSKIAETNDRGDLVERLARAKRRISDPQIRVVIAGQLKQGKSLLLNSLLNMPVARVGDDESTVLATVVSYGEQASARLVVARPDGEEPELIDIPTADLRNDLRRAPQAGGREVLRVEVTAPSPLLKGGLAFIDTPGVGGHGQPHLSATLGLLPDAEAMLMVSDTSQEFTEPEMTFMRQALEVCPVAVIVATKTDLYPHWRRVADANAAHLRRAGLTTPMIPASSTLRSHAVQLNDKELNEESNFPAIVKFLSENVLSRQNDRVRDQVVGEVRAAAEHLKMAVESELSSFTDPQARENLTADLERRKQEAQEALQHTALWQQVLSDGIADLTADVDHDLRNRFRNITFHTERVIDAGDPTLHWAEIGAELEDSVATAVGDNFVWAYQRAEALAAEVARTFMEAGLDAVRMPAIDARDMGAEFGEFNSLAQLEAKPLKVGHKIVTGMRGSYGGVLMFGMLTSFAGLGMFNPLSLGAGFILGRKAYKEDMENRMLRIRNDAKTAVRRFVDDVAFVVGKESRDRLKGIQRQLRDHYREIANQTTRSLNESLQATLAAAKMQEDERNTRVKELERQLNILRQVIDHADKLVSPAGSLSSGG